Sequence from the Streptomyces sp. NBC_00358 genome:
GCTGGCGGCGGCGCTGCTGCCGAGCCCCCGGCGGGCCGCCCCGGTGCCGGAGGAGGACACCGCCATGGCCCCGGCCCCGGCGGATGCCGGACAATAGGAACCATGGCCGCCACCACACAGAGTTCCCCTCCCGCCGCGGAGCCCCAGCCGGGGCTCCGCGAACGGAAGAAGATCAAGACCCGCATCGCGATCCGCGAGGCGACGTACCGGCTGATCGAGGAGCAGGGGTACGACGCGACGACGATCGAGCAGATCGCGGAGGCGGCCGAGGTCTCCCCGTCCACGGTGTTCCGCTACTTCCCGACCAAGGAGGACATCGTCCTCACGGACGAGTACGACCCGCTCCTGGAGCAGGAACTGCGCGAGCGCCCCGCGGACGAGCCGTGGTTCGAGTCCCTGCGTCATGTGCTCAGGAGGGCCGTCAGCGTCGGCAACTCCGAGGACCCCGAGATCTCCCGGCTCCGGACACGGCTGATGGCCGAGGTCCCCGCGGTGCGTTCCCGGATGCTGGAGAGCCTGTCCGTCACCGGGCGGCTGCTGAGCCGGGCGATCGGGCAGCGCTCCGGCCTGGACCCGGACAGCCTGGAGGTCCGGGTCTTCGCGATGTCGCTCATCGGCGGCCTGGTGGAGACCTCCCTGTACTGGGCCGAGACCGGCCAGGGGGACGACCTGGCCGATCTGTTCGAGCGCACCATGAACGTCCTGGAGCACGGTCTGCCACCGCGAAACCCGGAGGACCGGGGCACACCCCGCATGACATCCTGACCGCGTGAACGGACCGGAGATCCACATCGAATTCGCCCCCGAACTGGGGCTGTTCGTCCCGCACGCCCGCCGCGCCGAAGCCACCCCCGTCGGCACCGACGGCACCTCCACCCTCGGTCATGTCGTCGAGTCGCTCGGCGTCCCGCTGACGGAGGTCGGCGCCCTGGTCGTGGACGGGCGCGAGGTGCCCTTCTCGCACATCCCGGCGGCGGACGAGTCCGTGCGGGTCCTCGCGGTCGAACGCCCGCAGCGAATCCCCGGCGCGCCCCTGCGCTTCCTCCTCGACGTGCACCTCGGCACCCTCGCCCGACGGATGCGACTGCTCGGCGTCGACACGGCGTACGAGTCCACCGACATCGGCGACCCGGCCCTCGCCGCCCGTTCGGCGGCCGAGCGGCGGGTGCTCCTCAGCCGCGACCGCGGACTGCTGCGGCGCCGCGAGCTGTGGGCGGGCGGCTTCGTCTACAGCACCCGGCCCGACGACCAACTCCGCGACGTCCTCGGCCGGTTCGCTCCCGAGCTGAAACCCTGGACGCGCTGCACCGCGTGCAACGGCCTGCTCCGGACAGCCACCAAGGAGCAGGTCGCGGACCAGTTGGAGAGCGGCACCGAGCGGTCGTACGACGTCTTCGCCCAGTGCGTCGAATGCGGGCGCGCCTACTGGAAGGGCGCGCACCACGACCGGCTGGAGACCGTCGTGGAGCGCGCCCTGGCGGAGTTCGGGACCTGAGACTTCTCGGGCCGACGAGTCGGCCCCGGATGGCGTCCGGGGCTCGACCGCGTACTTCTAACGCCTGATCAGATCCCTTGCCCCGCAGGCCAGTCCATCCCCGCTGGGGTCGAGTCCCAGAGGATCGTCCTTGCCGTTGATCCTGAGCCGTCCGTAGTCGTTCTTCTTCAGCCAGGCGCAGCGGGAGGCCGTCGTCCTCTTCACGCCGTCCGGGAAGACCGTCGGCACGCAGACGTTGATCGTGCCGTAGTGGCGGTCGCAGCCGGAGATGGTGGTGGACACCTTCTGCGAGGTCCGCTTCCTGCCCGCCCCGGTCACGGTTCCCGTCAGGGAGTCGGCGAAGGAGTGGACGTGCGCCGAGGCGGTGTCGGTGGCGAGCGCGGACGGGCCCTGGAGATGCACCCATTTGGCCACCGAGGGAACGCCGTTGGCGTCGACCGCGAAGAGCATGTACCAGCCGGGCGGCGCCATGTTGGGGTTGCTCGTCACATTGAGGTCGACGTTGTCGCCGTCCACGCTCAGCGGCAGGTCCACG
This genomic interval carries:
- a CDS encoding TetR/AcrR family transcriptional regulator; this encodes MAATTQSSPPAAEPQPGLRERKKIKTRIAIREATYRLIEEQGYDATTIEQIAEAAEVSPSTVFRYFPTKEDIVLTDEYDPLLEQELRERPADEPWFESLRHVLRRAVSVGNSEDPEISRLRTRLMAEVPAVRSRMLESLSVTGRLLSRAIGQRSGLDPDSLEVRVFAMSLIGGLVETSLYWAETGQGDDLADLFERTMNVLEHGLPPRNPEDRGTPRMTS
- a CDS encoding Mut7-C RNAse domain-containing protein, whose product is MNGPEIHIEFAPELGLFVPHARRAEATPVGTDGTSTLGHVVESLGVPLTEVGALVVDGREVPFSHIPAADESVRVLAVERPQRIPGAPLRFLLDVHLGTLARRMRLLGVDTAYESTDIGDPALAARSAAERRVLLSRDRGLLRRRELWAGGFVYSTRPDDQLRDVLGRFAPELKPWTRCTACNGLLRTATKEQVADQLESGTERSYDVFAQCVECGRAYWKGAHHDRLETVVERALAEFGT